TAACAGATAGATGGAAGCAGTGTGTTGGTTGTCCTAGGCCCAAAATGAGCCGAGCGACCGTTCGGCTTGTGAGCTTACCAGGCTGCTCGACTCGGTTTGTTTTTGGATGCTGTGATTCGCATCGCTGGAGCAGATCTGGACTCTTCGTACACACCCGATGAATTCACATTCACCAGCTCTGGCAATGAAGAGTGCTCACGCCGAACAGGCAACCCGAAAACCGAGGTAGTTGAGCCTGCTGTCCGCATCAAGCCAGTCGCGGTAAGCAGAGCGGCAGTGTTGCGGAAGGCCGTACCACGAACCGCCGCGCAGCACTCGACGATCGCTGTCTCCACCTTTTACCCAGGCACTCCCATCTACGGGCGCACCCTCGTAGTTTTCATGCCAGCGACCGGCACACCACTCCCACACATTCCCATGCATGTCATACAGCCCGAAAGCATTGGCAACTGCAAAATTTCCAACGGGAGTAGTTTCCTGACGACAAACCCCTTTTGGACCTCGATCATAGGAGCCTAACCATCCCATAGTTTGGTCGTCTTCACCGCGATAGTTTGCTAAATCAGTTGTAATCGTTTCGCCAAAGTGAAAGGGGGTTATGGTTCCGGCTCGACAAGCGTATTCCCATTCGGCTTCACTGGGTAGGCGGTATTGTCTGTTGGTGTGGCGGGAGAGGCGATCGCAAAACTCCACCGCGTCAAACCAGGTGATCTGCTCAACCGGACGGTTATCGCCCTTAAACTCAGAGGGGTCGGAGCTAAGTTCTTGATTCACCTGGGGTAGGGCAGCTACGGCTCGCCATTGCGCCTGAGTAACGGCATACTTCCCTAGAAAGAACTTTTGAATAGTGACCTGATGCTGGGGTTCTTCATTTTCCTTGCGTTCTAGTTCATCGGGTGGGGAGCCCATCATGAAATTGCCAGCCGGGATGAGCACCATATCTAAGGTGACTCCTTTGCCCAGATCCTCAACAAAGTACTGAGCTTTTTCGCGGCGACGGTTAATCACCAGTATGGCAGTGGGTTCTTGGGATGCTTCCGGAAGCTTTGCGCTCATCGAGGTGACTCAAAGGTGAGGGAGTTAAAAATGTGTTGTCTTGGGTGCCAGGTATCACCATGTTTGAGGTGAGCAGACCAGCTTTGAACTGATTGAGTTACATCCTCAAAGCTGGTTAGCCCTTGCCGATAGCTCTGCTGTAGCCGTCGCAAACGGCATCTTGCTCGCTTGAGATTGTGAGAGCGTGCCCGAATGTGGTCAGGAAAGACCCGAAAGCCCACAAAGTTTGCACCTAACCGAGTGGCAAAGAGTTGGCTCTTAATCGGATGAATTTTGAGTCGAAGCGTAGCTAGATAGTTTTCGATCGCTAGGCGAGCTTCTGCTAGGAATGTGCGATCGTCCGAAAACAGGCTGAAGTCATCGACATAACGCACATAGCGAGATACTTTGAGCTGTTCTTTAACGAAGTGGTCAAAGCTACTTAAGTAAATGTTGGCAAAGCACTGACTGGTCAAATTACCAATGGGTAAACCTTTTCGCCGTTCAATCGGCGTTACGAGTGTATCTCCTGGAAAATATGCGATCGCTGGCTCTTGCTCGTTGCTGCCGTCGATAATTGTGTCAATTAACCAGAGGGTTCCTGGACATTTGATTTTGCGGCGGAGCAACCCTTTGAGGATTTCGTGATCGATATTGGGGAAGTATTTGCGAATATCACATTGCAAGATATAACGACTGGAGCGGGCGAACTGGGTAAAGCGCTTTAAGGCTCGATGCGTGCCAAAGCCCAACCGATTAGCGTGGGAATCGTGGATAAAGGTGCGCTCGAAGATCGGCGTAATGATGTTGCACAGGGCGTGGTGTACGACACGATCGCGGTAGGGTGCAGCGGAGGTCATTCGAGGTTTGGGTTCTCTAATCCGAAAGGTTCGATATGCTCCTGGCTGATAGGTCTGGCTTTGCAGTTCTCGCTGAATTTTTTCTAGTTCTTGCTCCAAATTGTAGTTAAATCTCAATACATTGTCGCGAAAACGCTTTCCTCGTTGGGCTTGACGGGCTGCCAGCAGCAAATTCTCAAACGCAATAATTTGATTCCAAGGGTTGCCGTGGCGCTTCATGTGGTTCCCCGCCTCTGCCGTTGCTGATTGATCCAACCACCTAAATCTGTACCAATGGCGTTGATTTGTTTCCCAGCATACTCATAGCGATCGGTATTGATCAGGCTAAAATCAACCAGTAGCCGTGTTTGGTACCGTAAGATATCGAGTTCGGTATTGAGGACTTCTAGTTGCCTTAATTTGTTTTGGCTATACCGTGCCTGGATTAGCCCTTCCAATAAATCGTAAAGCTTAGAAATGAGACGGTCTCCCAGAGCAAATCGATGGTCACGAGGAAGGCGGTTCAGAATGGGAACGTACCATTTGATCAGGTCATAGGTCTTTGGAATAATGGGCAGTTCTTCCATAGCTGGGTTGACCCTCAAATCGCTAAAAAAATTTAAGCGCTTCGCGCCAAAGGAAGGAGCGTAAAGAGAAGCAGAGCAAAGGGTAAAAGAGGAAAAGGGTAAAGAGATATCAGAGTCCTCACGCCGAACAGGCAACCCGAAAACCGACGTAGTTGAGCCTGCTGAACGCGTGGACCCTGGCGCGGTAAGCAGAGCTGCAGAGTCGCGAATAGCCATCCCACGAACCGCCGCGCAGCAGTCGAAATTCGCTGTCTCCACCTTTCACCCAGGCACTCCCATCTACAGGCACACCCTTATAGCTCTCATGCCAGTGATCGGCACACCAGTCCCACACATTCCCATGCATGTCATACAGCCCGAAAGCGTTGGCAACCCCAAAACTGCCAACAGGGGTAGTTTCGTGTCGATAGATACCCTTGAGACCATCGCCATAGGTTAAGTTGTCGTGATAGTTAGCCAAATCGGTTGTGATCGTTTCGCCAAAGTGAAAGGGAGTTGTGGTTCCAGCTCGACAAGCATATTCCCACTCGGCTTCACTGGGCAGACGGTACTGCTTGCCAGTGTGCTGAGAGAGGCGATCGCAAAACTCTACAGCGGCATACCAGTTAATGGTTTCGACAGGCCGATCGTCCCCTTTGAATCGGGAAGGGTCAGGGTCAAGTTCGCGATTTACTTGAGGCATTGCGGCAACCGATCGCCATTGAGCCTGAGTCACTGGGTATTTGCTCAAGAAAAAGGAAGTAACCTCTACGATGTGTTGAGGGCTTTCTGAAGGCGATCGCTCTGGTTCATTCTCTGGCGACCCCATCAAAACGTTTCCTGCAGGAATCTGAACCATTTCCAGCGTGAAATCGTTGTCTAAATACTCAATAAACTGTTGCCCTTCTCGCTGTTGCCGTTGAGTGCATCGTTGCCAAAGCCATCGGTTTAGAGTATCTTCAAAGCTTTTCTTAGTAACCTTTTCACCCAAAATAGGGGATAGCAGTTGCCATAGCTCAGAAGCCTCAGTGCGTAGGTAATTAGAAGTGAAATGAGGTTCAGTTGCAATTTGCTGGTAAGTTTTGTTTTCTAACGTCCCCCGTAGGATGAGTTCTTGAACATAGTTCAAGTGCATTCCGATGTGATTCCAGAACTCTTCATTAATCGCCGCCAGTTTATCTTCCACACTCATTTCTGTAGGAAACGGTCTGGTCAGAGTTGCCAGGGTAAACAGAAACGGTTGTAGTGAAATGGATGGAGTGGAAGTTTCAAAGGCGATCGTAGCTACATCAAATTCAAACCATTGTAGAGGCGGGAGTTGTGCAGAAGGTTGGTCTCCAGTAAGAGTCGGATTGATTAAAATGGGCTGCTCTACCCGCAACTCCACCAGCTCAGGCACAATCTCATTTTCATCCTCAGAAAACCAGAGGATAACCTCAGCCATTGCATCCACTGATTGATTGTGAACTCTTTCCTTATAGGTAGGATGTTCATTGAACTCAGAAGGGTAGGCATCGAAGTCAAAATAGCTGAGTTCCGCTGCAAAACGAATTTTGACTTGTAATTCAAAAGATGCCTGATCCTCTGAAATTTCAGTAATTGTGCGTTCAAGAATTGCAGCTGAAATTTCCTCACCCTCAGCCAGCTTTATCTCTTCAGGGTAGGGTTCTGTTGTTATTTCTTTGGGGCGAAGACCTGGAAAATGCACCTCAAGTCGATGCCTTTGTTGAGTAAATTCATCAAGAATTTCCCATTGAAAATAGTCTAGATGTTGTTCTAAAGCGGCATAAACTGTTGCTTCATCTAAATATTGTTCCTCTTGCTTATTTGATGCCTCTCGCCGCTCGAGTTCCTCTGCTAAAGCGGCATAATTTCCACCCCAACGTCGCAACACCTGCCCCGTTACCTGAGCAAATGGGAAAACTTCCGCAGCAGCGTTTTCTCCCCAAGGCAAATCTGGAATTAGAAATGCCTCGAAATACCTTAAGGAGCCACCAAATCGCCGCTCAATATCGGCACCAACTCGTTTCTGTACCTCTGCTGGTAACTGCTTAAACACTACCTCTGCGATTTCTTCACCAACTGCCTGCGCTTCAGAAATGGGAATGGTTCCCAGCAGCACATCTCGAACGCCGTTTACAAAGTCATACTGCTGCTTAATTTTGCGGTTTCTAGGTTGCTTTGAGTCTATGGATACTGGTCGCAGCAACCCACTCAAAAAAATCTCTGCCAAAGATAGGGCGGCGGTCTCTTGGCAGCGGTCTGCAGTTTGCGGTACCCAGTTCTTCTGAATCAGGCGGATCACTGACCAGTTGACTGGCAGCACTGCCATCCTATCTACCAGTTCCTGGGCTGAATCTGAAGCGGTTTTGCGAAACTGCTGTACCAACTGTTTTGCCGTCAGAGGATCAGACTTCGCACTTCCCGCATTATCCGTTTGAAATGCCTGTGGGTCAAGAACAACTCCAATGGTTTGTTGCTCACAAATTGCAGCGATCGCCCGTGCCCACTCTGCCAACGATTCTGGCTGAATGGTTACTACCGGAAACTTCAGTCCTCTTGGTAAGCGTCGCCGCCGTCTTGGTGAGAGTCCTTCAATCAACCAATCCCGGCTCAATGCTCCTGGCAATCGCGATCGTAATGCTACTGGATAACTTGTTTTCAACGCACTGCGTTCCCAATAGTGCTCGGGGAGCAGTTGCACAATCGTCACTGGGTTTTCGCGTGACCACAGTTCCAAAAGTTTGGGAATTTTACCGGATCGCCATGCCCTGGAGGTGCAATCGCTCACGAGCAAAACGAGCCGTCGTCCACTGACATCGAGCAACTCTTTTGGGTTACGAGCACTGCCCTTTAATCCTGCTACTGTTTGTAGAAAGAGTTGGGGGTCGCCATCGGCAGTGAGTTTTAGCTGCCAGGTTCGTACATCCCGAAATGCTCCATGCCGCTTCATCAACTGCTGGAACTCTAAGATCGTGTCCTGCCACACATCCAGCAGATTGGTCACTTCAATCACAATCGCTAATTCTAACCATCGCTCTGGCTCTGGCTTCTCCACTGGACGCCAAGTTTGCGCCTCGGCACTAGCAATCACAGTTGCCTCTTCATCAAACACCTGTCGCAGTTTGGATGGTACTTTTCGCTTCAGGGGACGCAGCGCTCGGGCAATTTGCTGCCGATTTCGCAAAGCGACTGTTTCCGGGACGCTGACAGGCAGTGCTGCTCCTGCCACTCGGGCTTCAGTTTCTTGCTTGTTCTCTTCGGTTGGTCTGCGTGGCTCTGCTACAACCGCTGCTGTAGGAGATTTTTCTCGTTCCTCCGATGGCGTAACTGGAGGTAAAGGTGGCTCTGGTGCATCTAGTTTGCCGGGGGATAAAGTTGAGCGGCGAGACCGTTCCCTATCGGCAGCGATTTCACCTCTTTGCAAGGCCAGCCAAAGAATTTCTGCCAGTTCAACTGGACTCAGATCAATTTTCGCTCGTTCCTTTAAAAGCGTTTTGAGTTCGGCGATCGGGTTTGACGGTTCAGAGGGCAACGTCATATTTCCTCTGGGCTGCTCAAATCTTTCAGTAACCGCTTTTCTAGCTCAGTTAATGTCAGCGTCATAGCCTCATCTGGGCGTGCCTTGGTCTTTTTGTTTGATTCTGGGCGGGTCCTTTCCTGCGTTCGTAGATGAATTACATTCAGTAGCTGATCATTGGCTAGGGTTCCTCCTGCCTCAATCTGGTCACAAAACCATTGAATTAACTGTTTCGATTGTTCTGCGGCAGCTTCGCCTAAGTGTTTTTCAACAATCTCCTGAAGTTCCTTCGGACTGGGATTTGGCATTTTCAGTCGCAAACACCGACGTAGAAAGGGGGGCGGAAAATCGCGTTCGCCATTACTGGTCATAATTACCAGTGGAAACGCCCGACAGCGAACAACCCCACTCAAGACAGGGGCTTTGCGTTGCTTACCGTCCTTGTCTCGGTCAATGGTGCGAACCTCTGCTTTCGACAGTTCTAGCCGTTGCAACTCTGGAATCGGAAACTCCCCATCCTCAAAGAGATTCAGCAAATCATTAGGAAGGTCAATATCGCTTTTGTCAATCTCATCAATCAGCAACACCCTGGGCAGATCGGCAGGTAAAAAGGCCGTTCCCAATGGACCTAAGGTGATGTAGTTGCCTGTTTCCTTGCGATTATCTTC
This window of the Trichocoleus sp. FACHB-46 genome carries:
- a CDS encoding RNA-directed DNA polymerase — encoded protein: MDQSATAEAGNHMKRHGNPWNQIIAFENLLLAARQAQRGKRFRDNVLRFNYNLEQELEKIQRELQSQTYQPGAYRTFRIREPKPRMTSAAPYRDRVVHHALCNIITPIFERTFIHDSHANRLGFGTHRALKRFTQFARSSRYILQCDIRKYFPNIDHEILKGLLRRKIKCPGTLWLIDTIIDGSNEQEPAIAYFPGDTLVTPIERRKGLPIGNLTSQCFANIYLSSFDHFVKEQLKVSRYVRYVDDFSLFSDDRTFLAEARLAIENYLATLRLKIHPIKSQLFATRLGANFVGFRVFPDHIRARSHNLKRARCRLRRLQQSYRQGLTSFEDVTQSVQSWSAHLKHGDTWHPRQHIFNSLTFESPR
- a CDS encoding formylglycine-generating enzyme family protein, yielding MTLPSEPSNPIAELKTLLKERAKIDLSPVELAEILWLALQRGEIAADRERSRRSTLSPGKLDAPEPPLPPVTPSEEREKSPTAAVVAEPRRPTEENKQETEARVAGAALPVSVPETVALRNRQQIARALRPLKRKVPSKLRQVFDEEATVIASAEAQTWRPVEKPEPERWLELAIVIEVTNLLDVWQDTILEFQQLMKRHGAFRDVRTWQLKLTADGDPQLFLQTVAGLKGSARNPKELLDVSGRRLVLLVSDCTSRAWRSGKIPKLLELWSRENPVTIVQLLPEHYWERSALKTSYPVALRSRLPGALSRDWLIEGLSPRRRRRLPRGLKFPVVTIQPESLAEWARAIAAICEQQTIGVVLDPQAFQTDNAGSAKSDPLTAKQLVQQFRKTASDSAQELVDRMAVLPVNWSVIRLIQKNWVPQTADRCQETAALSLAEIFLSGLLRPVSIDSKQPRNRKIKQQYDFVNGVRDVLLGTIPISEAQAVGEEIAEVVFKQLPAEVQKRVGADIERRFGGSLRYFEAFLIPDLPWGENAAAEVFPFAQVTGQVLRRWGGNYAALAEELERREASNKQEEQYLDEATVYAALEQHLDYFQWEILDEFTQQRHRLEVHFPGLRPKEITTEPYPEEIKLAEGEEISAAILERTITEISEDQASFELQVKIRFAAELSYFDFDAYPSEFNEHPTYKERVHNQSVDAMAEVILWFSEDENEIVPELVELRVEQPILINPTLTGDQPSAQLPPLQWFEFDVATIAFETSTPSISLQPFLFTLATLTRPFPTEMSVEDKLAAINEEFWNHIGMHLNYVQELILRGTLENKTYQQIATEPHFTSNYLRTEASELWQLLSPILGEKVTKKSFEDTLNRWLWQRCTQRQQREGQQFIEYLDNDFTLEMVQIPAGNVLMGSPENEPERSPSESPQHIVEVTSFFLSKYPVTQAQWRSVAAMPQVNRELDPDPSRFKGDDRPVETINWYAAVEFCDRLSQHTGKQYRLPSEAEWEYACRAGTTTPFHFGETITTDLANYHDNLTYGDGLKGIYRHETTPVGSFGVANAFGLYDMHGNVWDWCADHWHESYKGVPVDGSAWVKGGDSEFRLLRGGSWDGYSRLCSSAYRARVHAFSRLNYVGFRVACSA
- a CDS encoding MoxR family ATPase — protein: MLTSDPSNWNLYKGNGKTPSKPIELPPAPSWRQFRDDAEGAAKQQQLKGENFKPPDVAVEMVNAALALRRPLLITGNPGTGKSSLAYAVAREMGLGKVLKWAITTRTTLKDGLYSYDAIARLQDAQASGEDNRKETGNYITLGPLGTAFLPADLPRVLLIDEIDKSDIDLPNDLLNLFEDGEFPIPELQRLELSKAEVRTIDRDKDGKQRKAPVLSGVVRCRAFPLVIMTSNGERDFPPPFLRRCLRLKMPNPSPKELQEIVEKHLGEAAAEQSKQLIQWFCDQIEAGGTLANDQLLNVIHLRTQERTRPESNKKTKARPDEAMTLTLTELEKRLLKDLSSPEEI
- the avd gene encoding diversity-generating retroelement protein Avd, encoding MEELPIIPKTYDLIKWYVPILNRLPRDHRFALGDRLISKLYDLLEGLIQARYSQNKLRQLEVLNTELDILRYQTRLLVDFSLINTDRYEYAGKQINAIGTDLGGWINQQRQRRGTT
- a CDS encoding formylglycine-generating enzyme family protein, which codes for MSAKLPEASQEPTAILVINRRREKAQYFVEDLGKGVTLDMVLIPAGNFMMGSPPDELERKENEEPQHQVTIQKFFLGKYAVTQAQWRAVAALPQVNQELSSDPSEFKGDNRPVEQITWFDAVEFCDRLSRHTNRQYRLPSEAEWEYACRAGTITPFHFGETITTDLANYRGEDDQTMGWLGSYDRGPKGVCRQETTPVGNFAVANAFGLYDMHGNVWEWCAGRWHENYEGAPVDGSAWVKGGDSDRRVLRGGSWYGLPQHCRSAYRDWLDADSRLNYLGFRVACSA